One genomic region from Saprospiraceae bacterium encodes:
- the glmM gene encoding phosphoglucosamine mutase gives MTLIKSISGIRGTLGGKSGENLTPNDIVAFTAGFAQIIKSRYASATIITGRDGRNSGLMVQSLVNATLIAMGINVLDADLTTTPSLAMAIMHQKAHGGVMVTASHNPMEWNALKFMNGEGEFIDNATGQEVLRLSSNPIEYVVSDHIGSIIPLKDSIAGHIQAILKLPLVDTALVKSKKFVIVVDAINSTGSIAVPPLLEKLGCECILINGEINGSFAHNPEPLPEHLASLSKAVLKHKANLGIVVDPDVDRLAFVCEDGEPFGEEYTLVAVADYITSKQKGNTVSNLSSTQALKDITLKHGGQYFPSAVGEVNVVEKMKQVEAVIGGEGNGGIIYPALHYGRDAMVGIALFLTHLAEYGKTCSFLRSEYPNYEISKNKIELTYKKDMDTILARLKEKYSQHPVNTEDGVRIDIGQDWIHLRQSNTEPIIRIYAESNSKVVADNLAKKIINDIRQIQQELKE, from the coding sequence TTGACCTTAATCAAATCAATTTCCGGCATCAGGGGTACGCTTGGTGGCAAATCAGGCGAAAATCTAACACCAAATGATATCGTAGCCTTTACAGCGGGGTTTGCCCAAATTATTAAATCGAGATATGCCAGTGCTACTATCATTACAGGCCGCGACGGTCGCAATTCCGGGCTGATGGTGCAATCTTTGGTCAATGCCACACTCATAGCTATGGGTATAAATGTATTGGACGCAGACCTCACTACGACTCCTTCTCTGGCAATGGCGATCATGCACCAAAAAGCTCATGGAGGGGTGATGGTGACTGCCAGTCATAATCCCATGGAATGGAATGCCCTTAAATTTATGAATGGTGAGGGTGAATTCATCGATAATGCTACTGGGCAGGAAGTATTAAGATTAAGTTCAAACCCTATTGAATATGTGGTATCTGACCACATTGGGTCTATAATCCCCCTCAAAGACTCGATAGCAGGACATATCCAAGCTATACTTAAACTTCCATTGGTTGATACCGCGTTGGTAAAATCCAAAAAGTTTGTCATCGTAGTAGATGCCATTAACAGCACCGGGTCCATTGCCGTACCGCCCCTACTCGAAAAACTTGGATGTGAATGTATTCTGATCAATGGAGAGATTAATGGCTCATTTGCTCATAACCCCGAACCCCTGCCCGAACATCTTGCATCCTTGTCCAAAGCTGTCTTAAAACACAAAGCCAACCTGGGCATAGTTGTAGATCCAGATGTCGATAGGCTCGCATTTGTATGTGAGGACGGCGAACCGTTTGGGGAAGAATACACGCTGGTGGCCGTAGCTGATTATATCACCTCAAAACAGAAAGGTAACACCGTATCCAACTTGTCTTCGACCCAGGCTTTAAAGGACATCACCCTCAAACACGGAGGTCAGTATTTTCCATCTGCTGTAGGCGAAGTCAATGTGGTTGAAAAAATGAAACAAGTGGAAGCAGTCATAGGTGGTGAGGGCAATGGAGGCATTATTTATCCTGCACTACATTATGGCAGAGATGCAATGGTAGGCATCGCTTTATTTTTGACCCACCTTGCAGAATATGGAAAAACATGTAGTTTCCTCAGATCGGAGTATCCTAACTACGAAATCTCTAAAAACAAAATTGAATTGACCTATAAAAAGGATATGGACACTATTTTAGCACGATTGAAAGAAAAATATAGCCAGCATCCGGTCAATACGGAGGACGGAGTCCGAATAGATATCGGCCAGGATTGGATTCATCTCAGGCAGTCCAATACTGAACCAATCATTAGAATTTATGCAGAAAGCAATAGCAAAGTAGTAGCTGACAATCTGGCAAAAAAAATAATTAACGATATTCGCCAGATTCAACAAGAACTCAAGGAGTGA